The Novosphingobium kaempferiae genome includes a window with the following:
- a CDS encoding L-rhamnose mutarotase, whose translation MNAIVRRCFAVDLVNEPEMIARYRAWHAPGGPPQAVTDAIRADGVRDLQIWLVGDRMFMMIEQDAAMAADAEGKAARDAANPDVQAWDALMRTFQQPLPFAPDTTWVEMEQIYALSKQP comes from the coding sequence ATGAACGCAATCGTCCGGCGGTGCTTCGCCGTGGATCTGGTGAACGAGCCGGAGATGATCGCCCGCTATCGTGCATGGCACGCGCCGGGCGGGCCGCCTCAGGCAGTGACGGACGCGATTCGGGCGGATGGCGTGCGCGATCTCCAGATCTGGCTGGTGGGCGACCGCATGTTCATGATGATCGAGCAGGACGCTGCCATGGCCGCCGATGCAGAGGGTAAGGCGGCGCGCGATGCGGCGAACCCGGACGTGCAGGCATGGGATGCGCTCATGCGCACCTTCCAGCAGCCGCTGCCCTTTGCGCCGGATACTACGTGGGTAGAAATGGAGCAGATCTACGCGTTGTCGAAGCAGCCGTGA
- a CDS encoding TonB-dependent receptor, translating into MPKEGRLHSAARTALLVSAVSVLALATSAQAQETTGTEAGASEAADAENVIIVAGIRASQKASIDIKRDSIAVVDSIVAEDLGKLPDQNVAESLQRIAGVTIERNRGEGRYITVRGFGPKFNAVTVNGRTLATDNNGREFSFDVMPSEIIAGADVYKSPQANINGSSIGATVDVKTLRAIDQKDQFAFAASAGQMWAELADKFNPEVSGVASWRNADKTFGVSLSAVYTKRDTRNDEFTIGAGHVKRGSLAADPAAGRPSNEYFFGRVGPGVTPFTQVDMPSNLSPFFFERNLERYGFSGSVQFRPTDTLTISVDGLYSKAKFTEQQTGLAYDFAGGRIVEQIVEGGSVVNGVQTGGEVAYQRIQGGFVDQIIQYDQRNVMTNQFGANVEWKPVDTFKLRLDVSRSKAERRGKENNLFTTIRRKNVDLFYDRRSDSPIYDYGFTSPNYPNAATNPQGITAHYYIWGGGTDVDDKIGEYRADAEWNATSNLTFFVGGMIANRKKTLTGDEMPFGEQCAYCGSDRVLPTSLFSSTNRNFFQGGGPSNIIRDWLIYDPLKLVQTVDQFAAQDGRAFNPAVFSPSASSVIDEKVKIAYIMANFETALGSMPLTINAGLRYENTDYTSTGASRTILSAVRRVDANGNPTGQNDIVVSPVVPVGFRGKYDDWLPSLNVKLEVTNDLLLRLAASKVMTRPTLTDLSPRQSIQTNPGNETISRGNPDLQPFRAKQIEAGVEWYFTGNSLLSAAAFYKKIDSFVTLVTTPQLVDQVTFQVTVPDNGKGATVKGFELGYRQAFTSLPSPFDGLGVQTSFNYTKSNANYTNQVAGVSYGLEGLSKTSYSLVGFYEKYGVQARVAYTWRDNFLQVASGRNGEPEYFDAYGQLDAGLSYEVTPEFTIFADALNLNNAKEFIYSVSEDRTKEYRKTGRRFSGGVRVRF; encoded by the coding sequence ATGCCTAAGGAGGGAAGGCTTCACAGCGCGGCCAGGACAGCGCTGCTCGTTTCGGCAGTATCGGTGCTAGCGCTGGCAACCAGCGCGCAGGCGCAGGAAACGACGGGCACCGAAGCGGGGGCTTCGGAAGCCGCGGACGCTGAGAACGTCATCATCGTCGCCGGCATCCGCGCCAGCCAGAAGGCCTCGATCGACATCAAGCGCGATTCCATCGCGGTGGTGGACTCGATCGTCGCCGAGGATCTGGGCAAGCTGCCCGACCAGAACGTCGCGGAATCGCTCCAGCGCATCGCGGGCGTCACCATTGAGCGTAACCGCGGCGAGGGCCGCTACATCACCGTTCGCGGCTTCGGTCCGAAGTTCAACGCGGTGACTGTCAACGGCCGCACGCTTGCCACCGACAACAACGGTCGCGAGTTCTCGTTCGACGTCATGCCGTCCGAGATCATCGCCGGCGCCGACGTCTACAAGTCGCCGCAGGCCAACATCAACGGCTCCTCGATCGGCGCGACCGTGGATGTGAAGACCCTGCGGGCCATCGACCAGAAGGACCAGTTCGCCTTCGCCGCGTCTGCCGGACAGATGTGGGCGGAGTTGGCCGACAAGTTCAATCCCGAAGTCTCGGGCGTCGCCTCCTGGCGCAATGCCGACAAGACCTTCGGTGTCTCGCTCTCGGCGGTCTACACCAAGCGCGACACCCGCAATGACGAGTTCACCATCGGCGCGGGCCATGTGAAGCGCGGCAGTCTGGCGGCGGACCCAGCGGCTGGTCGTCCTTCCAACGAGTACTTCTTCGGCCGTGTCGGCCCCGGCGTGACTCCGTTCACACAGGTCGACATGCCGTCAAACCTGTCGCCGTTCTTCTTCGAGCGTAATCTGGAACGCTACGGCTTCTCCGGTTCGGTCCAGTTCCGCCCGACCGACACGCTGACGATCTCAGTGGATGGCCTCTATTCGAAGGCGAAGTTCACCGAGCAGCAGACCGGCCTTGCATACGATTTCGCCGGTGGCCGCATCGTGGAGCAGATCGTGGAGGGCGGCAGCGTCGTCAACGGCGTGCAGACCGGTGGGGAGGTGGCCTACCAGCGGATCCAGGGCGGGTTCGTCGATCAGATCATCCAGTACGACCAGCGCAACGTCATGACCAACCAGTTCGGCGCGAACGTCGAATGGAAGCCGGTCGATACGTTCAAGCTGCGGCTCGATGTCTCGCGCTCGAAGGCGGAGCGTCGGGGCAAGGAGAACAACCTCTTCACGACCATCCGGCGCAAGAACGTCGATCTGTTCTATGACCGGCGGTCGGACAGCCCCATCTACGATTACGGCTTCACCAGCCCCAATTATCCGAATGCCGCCACGAATCCGCAGGGTATCACCGCGCACTATTACATCTGGGGCGGCGGTACCGATGTGGACGACAAGATCGGCGAATATCGCGCTGATGCCGAATGGAATGCCACTTCCAACCTGACGTTTTTCGTCGGCGGCATGATTGCCAACCGCAAGAAGACGCTGACCGGCGACGAAATGCCGTTCGGTGAGCAGTGCGCCTATTGCGGCTCCGATCGCGTCCTGCCGACATCGCTGTTTAGTTCGACCAACCGCAACTTCTTCCAGGGCGGAGGGCCGAGCAACATCATCCGCGACTGGTTGATCTACGATCCGCTGAAGCTTGTGCAGACCGTGGACCAGTTCGCGGCTCAGGATGGTCGCGCCTTCAATCCGGCCGTCTTCTCGCCTTCCGCTTCCTCGGTGATCGATGAGAAGGTCAAGATCGCCTACATCATGGCGAACTTCGAAACGGCGCTGGGGTCGATGCCGCTGACGATCAACGCCGGCCTGCGGTACGAGAATACCGACTACACCTCGACCGGTGCGTCGCGCACGATCCTCAGCGCGGTTCGCCGCGTGGATGCCAACGGCAATCCGACCGGGCAGAACGATATCGTCGTCTCGCCGGTCGTGCCGGTGGGGTTCCGTGGCAAGTACGACGACTGGCTGCCGTCGCTGAACGTCAAGCTGGAGGTGACCAACGACCTGTTGTTGCGCCTTGCAGCATCCAAGGTCATGACGCGTCCGACGCTGACCGACCTCTCGCCGCGTCAGTCGATCCAGACGAACCCCGGTAACGAGACGATCAGCCGCGGCAACCCGGACCTCCAGCCGTTCCGCGCCAAGCAGATCGAAGCGGGTGTGGAGTGGTACTTCACCGGCAACTCGCTGCTGTCCGCCGCTGCGTTCTACAAGAAGATCGACTCGTTCGTGACGCTGGTGACGACGCCGCAGCTGGTCGATCAGGTGACCTTCCAGGTGACCGTGCCGGACAACGGCAAAGGCGCGACGGTGAAGGGCTTCGAACTCGGCTATCGTCAGGCCTTCACCAGCCTGCCGTCGCCGTTCGACGGGCTCGGCGTGCAGACGAGCTTCAACTACACGAAGTCGAACGCCAACTACACCAACCAGGTCGCGGGCGTGTCCTACGGGCTGGAGGGGCTTTCGAAGACCTCGTACAGCCTCGTCGGGTTCTACGAGAAGTACGGCGTGCAGGCGCGCGTGGCCTATACCTGGCGCGACAACTTCCTGCAGGTCGCCTCGGGCCGCAACGGCGAACCTGAGTACTTCGACGCCTACGGCCAGCTCGACGCGGGCCTGTCCTACGAGGTGACGCCGGAGTTCACGATCTTCGCGGACGCGCTCAACCTCAACAACGCCAAGGAGTTCATCTACTCCGTGAGCGAGGACCGCACCAAGGAGTACCGCAAGACCGGTCGCCGCTTCTCCGGCGGTGTCCGGGTCCGCTTCTGA
- a CDS encoding aldose 1-epimerase family protein, whose protein sequence is MALLYGATMSKRHLAERTGSLSQFAGVRLMTLGDGVERGVRLLEFRTGSGLRFTVLVDRAMDIAECDHAGRAVGWHSPSGFRNPALHDYEGESGLGWFRSMSGLNITCGLDHILFMHDDPAGHYNYGPREVVSSSLHGRVGTIPAQLTGYGEQWEGDACTFWAEGIVRQSTVFGEDLHLIRRIEATLGGDEIRMTDRVVNHGFYTTPHMFCYHINVGHPVVAEGARYVAPVREVLWAAHADDYQKQGVGYRTLPAPIVNFHEQVWQHDMAPDAEGRVEVALVNEALGFGFSVTTRKDQFPCMFEWQNLHAGHYAVGIEPSTNHVLGKDFARDRGELILLEHGEERRYDTVLRVLPDAEAVSAAVARIEGVALQPQEEYPAPTGNYPAIAGAA, encoded by the coding sequence ATGGCCTTGCTCTATGGCGCGACGATGTCGAAAAGACACCTCGCCGAGCGTACCGGATCGCTGTCGCAGTTCGCCGGGGTCCGGCTGATGACGCTGGGCGACGGCGTGGAACGCGGCGTGCGCCTGCTGGAATTCCGCACCGGATCGGGCCTGCGCTTCACGGTGCTGGTCGACCGCGCGATGGACATCGCCGAGTGCGACCACGCAGGCCGCGCCGTCGGCTGGCACTCGCCCTCGGGCTTCCGCAACCCTGCCCTGCATGACTACGAGGGCGAAAGCGGCCTCGGCTGGTTCCGCTCGATGTCGGGCCTCAACATCACCTGCGGCCTCGACCACATCCTGTTCATGCACGACGATCCGGCTGGCCACTACAACTACGGCCCGCGCGAGGTCGTCTCGTCCTCGCTCCACGGCCGCGTCGGCACGATCCCGGCGCAGTTGACCGGCTACGGCGAGCAGTGGGAGGGCGATGCCTGCACCTTCTGGGCCGAGGGGATCGTGCGCCAGTCCACCGTTTTCGGCGAAGACCTGCACCTCATCCGCCGGATCGAGGCTACCCTTGGCGGCGATGAGATCCGCATGACCGACCGGGTGGTGAACCACGGCTTCTACACGACGCCGCACATGTTCTGCTACCACATCAACGTCGGCCACCCCGTCGTCGCCGAGGGCGCGCGCTACGTCGCCCCGGTGCGCGAGGTCCTGTGGGCCGCGCACGCCGACGACTACCAGAAGCAGGGCGTCGGCTACCGCACCCTGCCCGCGCCCATCGTCAACTTCCACGAACAGGTCTGGCAGCACGACATGGCTCCCGACGCCGAGGGCCGCGTCGAGGTGGCGCTGGTGAACGAGGCGCTGGGCTTCGGCTTCTCCGTCACCACCCGCAAGGACCAGTTCCCCTGCATGTTCGAGTGGCAGAACCTCCACGCGGGCCACTACGCGGTCGGCATCGAGCCCTCCACCAACCACGTTCTCGGCAAGGACTTCGCGCGGGATCGCGGCGAACTGATCCTGCTCGAACATGGCGAGGAGCGCCGCTACGACACCGTTCTGCGCGTGCTGCCCGATGCCGAGGCCGTCTCCGCCGCCGTGGCGCGGATCGAGGGCGTCGCGCTCCAGCCGCAGGAGGAATACCCCGCCCCCACCGGCAATTACCCCGCCATCGCAGGTGCCGCGTGA
- a CDS encoding FadR/GntR family transcriptional regulator, which yields MNDRVVGLGAPSRVRRRPRLAEAVVEELVNAIVTEVYPAGSALPPENMLCEHFGVSRTVVREATTALTEKGLVVSMQGRGTIVREQNNWNLLDPVILAALFRSEDGLAYLDNLSEIRSSLEAAMAGKAAKRATAETRAELKAQIEKLEGLVETPAAYVHEDVNFHDVIMRMSGDRLSKAIIDGIQSHALNTHGYSGTLNVEHVRNTHAAHRKVYQAIVDGDAEGASAAMREHIESSWTRRRAHGPQG from the coding sequence ATGAACGATCGGGTCGTCGGCCTCGGAGCTCCCAGCCGCGTGCGGCGCAGACCGCGCCTTGCCGAAGCGGTGGTGGAGGAACTGGTCAACGCCATCGTCACCGAAGTCTACCCCGCCGGCAGCGCGCTCCCACCCGAGAACATGCTGTGCGAGCATTTCGGCGTCAGCCGCACCGTCGTGCGCGAGGCGACGACGGCGCTCACCGAAAAGGGCCTCGTCGTCTCGATGCAGGGGCGCGGCACCATCGTGCGCGAGCAGAACAATTGGAACCTGCTCGACCCGGTGATCCTTGCCGCGCTTTTCCGCAGCGAGGACGGGCTGGCCTATCTCGACAACCTGTCGGAAATCCGCTCCTCGCTGGAAGCTGCAATGGCGGGCAAGGCAGCGAAACGCGCCACGGCGGAGACCCGCGCCGAACTCAAGGCGCAGATCGAGAAGCTGGAAGGGCTGGTGGAGACTCCCGCCGCCTACGTGCATGAGGACGTGAACTTCCACGACGTCATCATGCGCATGTCGGGCGACCGGCTGAGCAAGGCGATCATCGACGGCATCCAGTCGCACGCGCTCAACACCCACGGCTACTCGGGCACCCTCAACGTCGAGCATGTCCGCAACACGCATGCCGCACACCGGAAGGTCTATCAGGCGATCGTGGACGGCGACGCCGAGGGCGCCTCGGCGGCCATGCGCGAGCATATCGAATCGTCCTGGACGCGCCGCCGGGCGCACGGGCCGCAGGGTTGA
- a CDS encoding SDR family NAD(P)-dependent oxidoreductase, whose amino-acid sequence MKGRTVLYTGAAGGLGLDTTLLLIERGAHVIALDNDDAKIARLSAAAAGKGPGRLTVSRTDLADLTALRTTLDALMEEHGGIDVVINNAAVYPSKPFEDYTVEEHQFVQRINVDAGIVAVQAALPGMRAKGFGRIVNVSSITISGGWANLSPYVASKAALVGLTRAWAREFGPWGVTVNAIAPGAFPTDAEKIHPDPEGYNRMVLDAQSVKRRGTASDIAHAIAFFAADEAGFITGQTLHVNGGWTMS is encoded by the coding sequence GTGAAGGGCCGCACCGTCCTCTACACCGGCGCGGCGGGCGGGCTCGGGCTCGACACCACATTGCTGCTGATCGAGCGCGGCGCGCATGTCATCGCCCTCGACAATGACGATGCGAAGATCGCGCGCCTCTCCGCCGCAGCGGCAGGAAAAGGCCCCGGCCGCCTCACCGTATCGCGCACGGACCTTGCCGACCTCACCGCCCTGCGCACCACGCTCGATGCCTTGATGGAGGAGCACGGCGGCATCGACGTCGTCATCAACAACGCGGCGGTCTATCCTTCGAAACCGTTCGAAGACTACACCGTCGAGGAGCACCAGTTCGTCCAGCGCATCAACGTCGATGCCGGGATCGTCGCAGTGCAGGCCGCGCTGCCGGGGATGCGCGCGAAGGGCTTCGGGCGGATCGTCAACGTATCGAGCATCACCATCTCGGGGGGCTGGGCTAACCTGTCCCCCTACGTCGCGTCCAAGGCCGCGCTGGTCGGCCTGACCCGTGCCTGGGCGCGCGAGTTCGGCCCCTGGGGCGTCACCGTCAACGCCATCGCGCCCGGCGCCTTCCCGACCGACGCCGAGAAGATCCACCCCGATCCCGAGGGCTACAACCGCATGGTCCTCGACGCGCAGAGCGTGAAACGGCGCGGCACCGCGTCCGACATCGCCCACGCCATCGCCTTCTTCGCCGCCGACGAGGCGGGTTTCATCACCGGACAGACGCTGCACGTAAACGGCGGCTGGACCATGTCCTGA
- a CDS encoding mandelate racemase/muconate lactonizing enzyme family protein yields MKITGYRSLTAFHDWRRPVGDVNGIVESGITEVPVLLLETDGGLTGIGLGSHREIDRLFPAVDGADPRGVSTLYDSMLSHVFKSGHAGATFGTIAAIDMALWDLKAKMAEEPLWRMLGAGDRYVAGYASGLCYGLGEEAFADHYTQWADRGFTAAKIKGGRDLDRDIARLETVRDILSRNTTRPALMLDVNEAWNTKQAIRHLAEIEKCLDLTWIEEPVRRWDATGHAQISRAVTTAVATGENLTGLEQYAPLLDAQAVDIVQAGSVWGITHFMRVAMAAHARSLPVSPVAYNANPVAHAAAAVPNMIGIEVQDFAFPTGFDVDQQIVDGGIVLGDRPGLGIEIDEAAIARSVASIGWGERGGPHRRPAGAGLRLVPEARVETGRAAE; encoded by the coding sequence ATGAAGATCACAGGCTACCGCAGCCTTACCGCATTCCATGACTGGCGACGGCCCGTTGGCGACGTCAATGGAATCGTCGAATCGGGAATCACCGAAGTGCCCGTGCTGCTGCTCGAAACCGACGGCGGGTTGACCGGCATCGGGCTCGGCTCGCATCGGGAAATCGACCGGCTGTTCCCGGCGGTCGACGGCGCCGATCCGCGCGGGGTCTCCACGCTATACGATTCGATGCTCTCTCATGTGTTCAAGAGTGGACATGCCGGGGCGACCTTCGGCACCATCGCCGCCATCGACATGGCGCTGTGGGACTTGAAGGCGAAGATGGCGGAAGAGCCTCTGTGGCGCATGCTGGGTGCGGGCGACCGGTACGTGGCGGGCTACGCCTCGGGACTGTGCTATGGCCTTGGCGAAGAGGCCTTCGCGGACCACTACACGCAATGGGCCGACCGCGGCTTCACCGCCGCCAAGATCAAGGGCGGGCGCGATCTCGACCGTGACATTGCGCGGCTGGAGACGGTGCGCGACATCCTCTCGCGCAACACCACGCGCCCCGCACTGATGCTCGACGTGAACGAGGCGTGGAACACCAAGCAGGCGATCCGCCATCTTGCCGAGATCGAAAAGTGCCTCGACCTTACCTGGATCGAGGAGCCGGTGCGCCGTTGGGATGCGACGGGCCATGCCCAGATTTCCCGCGCGGTGACGACGGCGGTGGCGACTGGAGAGAACCTGACGGGGCTTGAGCAGTACGCACCGCTGCTTGACGCGCAGGCGGTCGATATCGTGCAGGCGGGCAGCGTATGGGGGATCACGCACTTCATGCGTGTCGCCATGGCGGCGCACGCACGCTCGCTGCCGGTCTCGCCGGTGGCCTACAACGCCAACCCGGTGGCCCATGCGGCGGCGGCGGTGCCGAACATGATTGGCATCGAGGTGCAGGACTTTGCGTTTCCCACCGGCTTCGACGTCGACCAGCAGATCGTCGATGGCGGCATCGTGCTCGGTGATCGCCCCGGCCTCGGTATCGAGATCGACGAGGCGGCGATCGCCCGGTCGGTCGCATCGATCGGCTGGGGCGAGCGCGGCGGCCCGCATCGCCGTCCGGCAGGCGCGGGGCTGCGGCTTGTTCCCGAAGCGCGTGTCGAAACCGGGCGGGCGGCGGAATGA
- a CDS encoding carbohydrate ABC transporter substrate-binding protein: MSGIQYRGLTWDHPRGYRALEAAAEAIAPAQGLTIAWDRHPLEGFESHPIADLAERYDLIVLDHPHVGEAVAHDCLVPVEEVMGEAMVETLGAAAIGPSLASYRYAGRHWALPLDAASQVMAYAPGRVDTPPTMWAEVIDLAARAPVALSLSGPHSALTFQSVVASLHGAGRPDNAFVDPEIGAEAYAIMAALTGEETRARVGHNPIALLEALASGEDLALVPLVYGYVNYAKQGVAFADAPRGPAGIGSILGGTGIAVSRRCKVTDELCAHLAWLMGEEAQRGFIPAHEGQPALRSAWADPAVDAEWGGFYSATRATLENAALRPRHDGAIAFQTEASARLREGLLNREPAARVLADIEAAFARHHQQGTET; this comes from the coding sequence ATGAGCGGGATCCAGTATCGCGGCCTCACCTGGGACCACCCGCGCGGCTACCGTGCGCTCGAGGCGGCGGCAGAAGCCATCGCGCCTGCGCAGGGCCTGACGATCGCGTGGGACCGGCATCCGCTGGAGGGCTTCGAATCCCACCCCATCGCCGACCTTGCCGAGCGCTACGACCTCATCGTCCTCGACCATCCGCATGTGGGGGAGGCCGTCGCCCACGACTGCCTCGTGCCCGTGGAAGAAGTCATGGGCGAGGCCATGGTGGAGACGCTGGGCGCGGCGGCGATCGGGCCTTCGCTGGCCAGCTACCGCTATGCCGGACGCCACTGGGCGCTGCCGCTCGACGCCGCCAGCCAGGTCATGGCCTACGCGCCGGGCCGCGTGGATACGCCGCCGACGATGTGGGCGGAAGTGATCGATCTTGCCGCCCGTGCGCCCGTCGCCCTGTCGCTGTCCGGGCCGCATTCCGCGCTGACGTTCCAGTCCGTCGTGGCCTCGCTGCATGGTGCAGGAAGGCCGGATAACGCCTTCGTCGATCCCGAGATCGGCGCCGAGGCTTATGCGATCATGGCCGCGCTGACCGGCGAGGAAACGCGCGCTCGCGTCGGCCATAACCCCATCGCGCTGCTTGAGGCGCTGGCATCGGGCGAAGACCTGGCACTGGTGCCGCTCGTCTATGGCTACGTGAACTATGCGAAGCAGGGCGTCGCCTTCGCCGATGCACCGCGCGGTCCTGCAGGCATCGGCTCGATCCTCGGCGGAACCGGCATCGCCGTCTCGCGCCGCTGCAAGGTGACCGACGAACTGTGCGCGCACCTCGCCTGGCTGATGGGCGAAGAGGCGCAGCGCGGCTTCATTCCCGCCCATGAAGGCCAGCCAGCCCTGCGCAGCGCATGGGCCGACCCGGCGGTCGATGCCGAATGGGGCGGCTTCTACTCAGCCACCCGCGCCACGCTCGAAAATGCGGCGCTGCGCCCGCGCCACGACGGCGCCATCGCCTTCCAGACCGAAGCCTCCGCTCGCCTCCGCGAAGGACTGCTGAACCGCGAGCCTGCCGCGCGGGTGCTCGCCGATATCGAAGCCGCCTTCGCCCGCCACCACCAACAGGGAACCGAAACATGA
- a CDS encoding MFS transporter — MMHGSVSGSETGTGGQAWVDGATRWRLQLSLMVNFFLLMALYSGVLGVLLPNQIAELSPASKENNLALLFAITSIFSTLATPIAGALSDRTRSRWGRRAPWIAIGSLIGSASLFGVSWTTGFWSLMVLWVMAAVAYNSMQPAMTTLIADRFAPETRGSVSGIVGAGMTAGLTAGTVVAGYLASERVLAYGLFAGAIAASCVAFVVLNREPPSDAQPHRPIHWGAFLKSFWISPREHPDFAWAFASRFTIYMGYQAVAAYLLYILRDYIGLGDDASNVAIANLAVVTLVCLVVSSLVSGWLSDRWQRRKPFVIGGSLIMGAAMVAPLVAPSMTGMWVYAAVIGIGYGMFMSIDMALMTQVLPKAALGDEGKDLGVLTTAVNIPQIISPIMAAVLLSLFAGDYRAIFIAAVIFVFGSALCVLPIKSVR; from the coding sequence ATGATGCACGGGTCCGTGAGCGGCTCCGAGACGGGCACCGGCGGGCAGGCCTGGGTCGACGGCGCGACGCGCTGGCGGCTGCAACTCTCGCTGATGGTCAACTTCTTCCTGCTGATGGCGCTCTATAGCGGCGTTCTGGGCGTGCTGCTGCCCAACCAGATCGCCGAACTCTCGCCCGCATCGAAGGAGAACAACCTCGCGCTGCTCTTCGCGATCACCTCGATCTTCTCGACGCTGGCGACGCCCATCGCTGGCGCGCTGTCCGACCGGACGCGCAGCCGCTGGGGTCGGCGCGCGCCGTGGATCGCCATCGGCTCGCTGATCGGTTCGGCAAGCCTGTTCGGCGTTTCGTGGACGACCGGGTTCTGGTCGCTGATGGTGCTGTGGGTGATGGCGGCGGTTGCCTACAACTCGATGCAGCCCGCGATGACGACGTTGATCGCCGACCGTTTCGCGCCCGAAACGCGCGGGAGCGTGTCCGGCATCGTCGGTGCGGGCATGACGGCGGGGCTGACGGCGGGCACGGTGGTCGCAGGCTATCTCGCCTCGGAGCGGGTGCTGGCCTACGGCCTCTTCGCAGGCGCCATCGCCGCGTCGTGCGTCGCCTTCGTGGTCCTCAACCGCGAGCCGCCGAGCGACGCGCAGCCGCATCGCCCGATCCACTGGGGCGCGTTCCTGAAAAGCTTCTGGATCAGCCCGCGCGAGCATCCCGATTTCGCCTGGGCCTTCGCGAGCCGTTTCACCATCTACATGGGCTACCAGGCAGTCGCGGCCTACCTGCTCTACATCCTGCGCGACTACATCGGGCTGGGCGACGATGCCTCGAACGTGGCCATCGCCAACCTCGCGGTGGTGACGCTGGTGTGCCTCGTCGTGTCCTCGCTCGTTTCGGGCTGGCTGTCCGACCGCTGGCAGCGGCGCAAGCCCTTCGTGATCGGCGGCAGCCTCATCATGGGTGCGGCGATGGTCGCGCCGCTGGTGGCGCCTTCGATGACCGGGATGTGGGTCTACGCCGCCGTCATCGGCATCGGCTACGGCATGTTCATGTCCATCGACATGGCGCTGATGACGCAGGTGCTGCCCAAGGCCGCGTTGGGGGACGAGGGCAAGGATCTCGGCGTGCTGACCACCGCCGTGAACATCCCGCAGATCATCAGCCCGATCATGGCGGCGGTGCTGCTGAGCCTCTTCGCCGGAGACTACCGCGCGATCTTCATTGCGGCCGTGATCTTCGTGTTCGGATCGGCGCTCTGCGTGCTGCCGATCAAATCCGTCCGATAA
- a CDS encoding CaiB/BaiF CoA transferase family protein has product MTILNGIRVLDCSIAMAGPFAAQRLGDMGADVVKVEPTSGEWQRHASAGGAVGNSINVSFLSLNRNKRSLAIDLKSPEGKAVLLDLVKDADVFLQNYRPGVAERLGVDYATLSAINPRLVYVSMSGYGEDGPYRMLPGQDLLLQGMSGAMLSAGAEGAPPSPAGQYLVDAIAAYSAFEGALAALFHRERTGEGQLVQVNMLDAITTIQMQELSVFTVGNKPQARSAEPHAHSYIRSPYGVFQTADGYMTLAMARFETLARELDDPFFAGMEEEREGWTQRDAIFARIREHLIRQPTAHWLEKFRAADIWCGPVYGYADLVEDPQIKHNGTFVEYDHPTEGRVKVPGFPIRFSRTPSAITRGAPLVGEHSEEVLRESGRSADEIAQLIESGVVRQHA; this is encoded by the coding sequence ATGACAATCCTCAACGGTATCCGCGTTCTCGACTGCTCGATCGCCATGGCCGGGCCGTTCGCCGCCCAGCGCCTCGGCGACATGGGCGCGGACGTGGTCAAGGTCGAGCCGACCAGCGGCGAATGGCAGCGCCATGCCTCCGCAGGCGGCGCGGTCGGCAACAGCATCAACGTCTCGTTTCTCTCGCTCAACCGCAACAAGCGCTCGCTGGCGATCGACCTCAAGTCGCCCGAGGGCAAGGCGGTGCTGCTCGATCTCGTGAAGGACGCCGACGTCTTCCTCCAGAACTACCGTCCCGGCGTGGCCGAGCGGCTCGGCGTCGATTATGCGACGCTGAGCGCTATCAATCCGCGCCTCGTCTACGTCTCGATGTCGGGCTACGGCGAGGACGGGCCGTACCGTATGCTGCCGGGGCAGGATCTGCTGCTTCAGGGCATGTCGGGCGCGATGCTATCGGCCGGAGCGGAAGGCGCGCCGCCCTCCCCGGCGGGCCAGTACCTCGTCGACGCCATCGCCGCCTACAGCGCCTTCGAGGGCGCGCTGGCCGCACTGTTCCACCGAGAGCGGACCGGCGAAGGGCAACTCGTGCAGGTCAACATGCTCGACGCGATCACCACGATCCAGATGCAGGAACTGTCGGTCTTCACCGTCGGCAACAAGCCGCAGGCCCGCTCCGCCGAGCCGCACGCCCACAGCTACATCCGCTCGCCCTACGGTGTGTTCCAGACGGCGGACGGCTACATGACGCTGGCGATGGCCCGCTTCGAGACGCTGGCGCGCGAACTCGACGATCCGTTCTTCGCCGGGATGGAAGAAGAGCGCGAGGGCTGGACCCAGCGCGACGCCATCTTCGCGCGCATCCGCGAGCACCTGATCCGCCAGCCCACCGCGCACTGGCTGGAGAAGTTCCGCGCCGCCGACATCTGGTGCGGCCCGGTCTACGGCTACGCCGACCTCGTCGAAGACCCGCAGATCAAGCACAACGGCACTTTCGTGGAATACGACCACCCGACCGAAGGCCGCGTGAAGGTGCCGGGCTTCCCGATCCGCTTCTCACGCACGCCGTCCGCCATCACGCGCGGCGCACCGCTGGTGGGCGAGCACAGCGAGGAAGTCCTGCGCGAGAGCGGCCGCAGCGCCGACGAGATCGCCCAGCTCATCGAATCCGGCGTGGTCCGCCAGCACGCATGA